The [Eubacterium] siraeum genome contains a region encoding:
- a CDS encoding glycosidase, which yields MSLFEDNKKRVIDDYERLINRKNAVADCYNGIYDRYVNPVLTADHAPYFWKYDMDPKTNPYFMERLGINAVLNSGALYMNGKYYLVARVEGNDRKSFFAVAESDKPTEGFRFHDYPVLLPDTEKEETNVYDMRLTQHEDGWIYGVFCSESKDKDSNDLSAAVAQAGIVRTKDLKTWERLPNLKSKSPQQRNVVLHPEFVDGKYAFYTRPQDDFIQTGSGGGVCFGLCEDINNPVICTEEVVISPRQYHTITEVKNGAGAVPIKTPKGWIHIAHGVRNTAAGLRYVIYVFATDLNNPSKLIASPSGLFIAPHKSERVGDVSNVCFTNGAVVTENNDVYIYYASSDTRLHVAATTIDKLMDYTFNTPSDPLRSVDCVKQRCELIKKNLEIMNK from the coding sequence ATGAGCTTATTCGAAGATAACAAGAAGAGAGTGATAGACGATTACGAGCGTCTTATCAACAGAAAGAACGCCGTTGCCGACTGCTATAACGGCATATATGACAGATATGTGAATCCTGTTCTGACAGCCGATCATGCGCCTTACTTCTGGAAGTATGATATGGACCCCAAGACAAACCCTTACTTTATGGAGCGTCTTGGCATCAACGCTGTACTGAACTCGGGTGCGCTTTATATGAACGGCAAGTATTATCTTGTAGCAAGAGTTGAAGGTAACGACAGAAAGTCGTTCTTTGCCGTTGCAGAGAGCGACAAGCCTACAGAGGGCTTCCGTTTCCACGACTACCCTGTTTTACTTCCCGATACGGAAAAGGAAGAAACAAACGTATATGATATGCGTCTTACTCAGCACGAGGATGGCTGGATTTACGGTGTATTCTGCTCAGAGAGCAAGGACAAGGACAGCAACGACCTTTCCGCCGCTGTAGCTCAGGCAGGTATTGTTCGTACCAAGGACTTAAAGACATGGGAGCGTTTACCTAACTTAAAGTCAAAATCGCCCCAGCAGAGAAACGTAGTTCTTCACCCCGAATTTGTTGACGGAAAGTATGCTTTCTATACACGTCCTCAGGACGATTTCATTCAGACAGGCTCCGGCGGCGGTGTATGCTTCGGTCTGTGCGAGGATATCAACAATCCCGTCATCTGCACAGAGGAAGTTGTTATTTCGCCCAGACAGTACCACACTATCACAGAGGTCAAGAACGGTGCAGGCGCTGTTCCGATCAAGACGCCTAAGGGCTGGATACACATTGCACACGGTGTCCGTAACACTGCGGCAGGTCTGAGATATGTAATTTATGTATTCGCTACCGATTTAAACAACCCGTCAAAGCTGATTGCGTCACCCTCAGGTCTGTTCATCGCTCCGCATAAATCAGAGCGTGTAGGCGATGTATCGAACGTATGCTTTACTAACGGTGCGGTTGTTACCGAAAACAACGATGTATATATCTACTACGCTTCTTCCGATACAAGACTTCACGTTGCGGCTACAACTATTGACAAGCTGATGGATTATACATTCAACACACCGTCCGATCCGCTCCGCTCGGTTGACTGTGTAAAGCAGAGATGCGAGCTTATAAAAAAGAATCTTGAAATAATGAACAAGTAA
- the rplA gene encoding 50S ribosomal protein L1 has product MKQGKKYVDSVKLIDSTKAYDSSEALDLVCQTAKAKFDETVELHVRLGVDSRHADQQVRGAVVLPNGTGKTVRTLVFAKGEKIQAAIDAGSDFVADDDTVKKINDGWMDFDVVIATPDMMGVVGRLGKVLGPRGLMPNPKAGTVTPDVAKAISEAKAGKIEYRLDKSNIIHCPIGKASFGKEKLEQNFNTLMDAIVKAKPAAAKGAYLKSCTVSSTMGPGVKVSTAKYGV; this is encoded by the coding sequence ATGAAACAAGGTAAGAAATACGTTGACAGCGTAAAGCTGATCGACAGCACTAAAGCATACGATTCAAGCGAAGCTCTCGACTTAGTTTGCCAGACTGCAAAGGCTAAGTTCGATGAAACAGTTGAGCTTCACGTTAGACTCGGTGTTGACTCACGTCACGCTGATCAGCAGGTAAGAGGCGCAGTTGTACTGCCCAACGGTACAGGTAAGACTGTTCGTACACTGGTTTTTGCTAAGGGCGAAAAGATCCAGGCTGCTATCGACGCAGGTTCTGATTTCGTTGCTGACGATGATACAGTTAAGAAGATTAACGACGGTTGGATGGACTTCGACGTTGTAATCGCAACTCCCGATATGATGGGTGTTGTAGGACGTTTAGGTAAGGTTCTCGGTCCCCGTGGCCTTATGCCTAACCCCAAGGCAGGTACAGTTACTCCTGATGTTGCTAAGGCAATTTCAGAAGCTAAGGCAGGTAAGATTGAATACCGTCTTGACAAGTCCAACATAATCCACTGCCCCATAGGCAAGGCATCATTCGGTAAGGAGAAGCTCGAGCAGAACTTCAACACACTGATGGACGCTATAGTTAAGGCTAAGCCCGCCGCTGCAAAGGGTGCATATCTGAAGAGCTGCACAGTTTCTTCAACAATGGGCCCCGGCGTTAAGGTAAGCACAGCTAAGTACGGTGTTTAA
- the rplK gene encoding 50S ribosomal protein L11, whose translation MAQKVTGFIKLQIPAGKATPAPPVGPALGQHGVNIMAFTKEFNERTKNDAGLIIPVVITVYADRSFSFITKTPPAAVLIKKACGIETASGVPNKNKVAKITKAQVQQIAETKMRDLNAGSIEAAMSMIAGTARSMGIEVVD comes from the coding sequence ATGGCTCAGAAGGTTACAGGATTTATAAAATTACAAATTCCTGCCGGTAAAGCAACGCCGGCTCCCCCGGTTGGTCCTGCATTAGGTCAGCACGGTGTAAACATTATGGCGTTTACAAAGGAATTCAACGAGCGTACAAAGAATGACGCAGGTCTTATTATCCCTGTTGTTATCACAGTTTACGCCGACAGAAGCTTTTCATTTATTACAAAGACTCCGCCTGCTGCCGTTCTTATCAAGAAGGCTTGCGGAATTGAAACAGCATCAGGTGTTCCCAACAAGAACAAGGTTGCCAAGATCACTAAGGCTCAGGTTCAGCAGATTGCTGAAACCAAGATGCGTGACTTAAACGCAGGTTCTATTGAAGCTGCTATGTCTATGATCGCCGGCACAGCTCGTTCAATGGGTATTGAAGTAGTTGACTAA
- the nusG gene encoding transcription termination/antitermination protein NusG produces MSEAKWYILHTYSGYENKVAGNIMKVVENNNLHHLIEEVMVPTETVVEEHDGKTKTYESKLFPSYVYVKMILTDESWYICRNTRGCTGFVGPGSKPIPLTDEEVKNLGVTTKVAEISFAVGDTIKIVSGSLEGFEGTVDSIDEENGTAQVTVSMFGRPTPATVEISAVQKVEI; encoded by the coding sequence ATGTCTGAGGCAAAATGGTATATTCTCCATACCTATTCCGGTTACGAAAACAAGGTTGCCGGCAACATTATGAAGGTCGTTGAAAACAACAACCTGCACCATTTAATCGAAGAAGTTATGGTTCCTACCGAAACAGTGGTTGAGGAACACGACGGCAAGACGAAGACTTATGAAAGCAAGCTCTTCCCGAGTTACGTTTACGTTAAGATGATACTGACCGATGAGTCGTGGTACATCTGCCGTAACACGAGAGGCTGCACAGGTTTCGTAGGCCCCGGATCAAAGCCTATACCGCTGACAGACGAAGAGGTAAAGAACCTCGGCGTTACGACAAAGGTCGCAGAGATTTCATTTGCAGTAGGCGATACAATAAAGATTGTATCCGGTTCTCTTGAAGGTTTCGAAGGAACGGTTGATTCGATCGACGAGGAGAACGGTACTGCACAGGTTACGGTTTCCATGTTCGGAAGACCTACACCGGCAACGGTAGAAATATCCGCTGTCCAGAAAGTAGAAATTTAA
- the secE gene encoding preprotein translocase subunit SecE, with translation MAKDASLTKEAAKAKKANEKNSKKAALSKKPKKSIVKYFKDLKSEFKKVVWPSKKTVFNNTVVVLVTLVVSGICVWGLDTLFATLLRLALNMSSAG, from the coding sequence ATGGCTAAAGATGCAAGCTTGACTAAAGAAGCAGCGAAAGCGAAAAAGGCTAACGAAAAGAACAGCAAGAAGGCCGCTCTTTCCAAAAAGCCCAAGAAATCCATCGTAAAGTACTTCAAGGATTTAAAATCCGAGTTCAAAAAGGTTGTGTGGCCAAGCAAGAAGACAGTATTCAACAACACGGTTGTTGTACTGGTTACCCTGGTAGTATCGGGTATCTGTGTTTGGGGCCTTGATACTCTGTTCGCTACTCTGTTAAGATTAGCGCTCAACATGAGTTCAGCAGGCTAA
- the rpmG gene encoding 50S ribosomal protein L33: MRVKITLACTECKQRNYNTKKNKKNDPDRIEMNKYCRFCKKHTPHKETK, translated from the coding sequence GTGAGAGTTAAAATTACCCTTGCGTGTACTGAGTGCAAACAGCGCAACTACAACACCAAGAAGAACAAGAAGAACGATCCTGACAGAATTGAAATGAACAAGTACTGCAGGTTCTGCAAGAAGCATACTCCACACAAGGAAACTAAGTAA
- the folD gene encoding bifunctional methylenetetrahydrofolate dehydrogenase/methenyltetrahydrofolate cyclohydrolase FolD, with product MNLIDGKAVSASVKEQIRAEIERDKLDIGLAVIIVGNNQASRVYVNNKKKACEVCGIKSYEYALPEDTTQDELMELIDTLNKDDKVNGILCQLPLPKHLDEEKVIEAISPLKDVDAFNAVNVGKIMIGNYSFLPCTPAGVMELIHSTGVSVEGKECVVIGRSNIVGKPMAMLLLHENATVTVCHSRTKNLAEVCRRADILVSAVGRADFVTADMVKDGAVVIDVGMNRNADNKLCGDVKFDEVAPKCSYITPVPGGVGPMTIAMLMKNTLMAKRIQLKV from the coding sequence ATGAATCTTATTGACGGAAAAGCAGTATCTGCAAGCGTTAAAGAGCAGATCCGTGCCGAGATAGAGCGTGACAAGCTCGATATAGGTCTTGCCGTAATAATAGTAGGCAACAATCAGGCAAGCCGTGTTTATGTGAACAACAAGAAAAAGGCCTGCGAGGTATGTGGAATAAAGTCATACGAGTATGCACTGCCCGAAGATACAACGCAGGACGAACTTATGGAACTTATCGACACACTGAACAAGGACGATAAGGTAAACGGCATACTCTGCCAGTTACCCCTTCCGAAGCACCTTGACGAAGAAAAAGTTATCGAGGCTATTTCACCGCTCAAGGACGTTGACGCATTCAACGCTGTTAATGTCGGAAAGATAATGATAGGAAATTACTCGTTCCTTCCCTGCACCCCCGCAGGCGTTATGGAACTTATTCACAGCACGGGCGTATCAGTTGAGGGCAAGGAGTGCGTTGTTATCGGCAGATCGAATATAGTAGGTAAGCCTATGGCTATGCTTTTACTCCACGAGAACGCAACAGTAACCGTCTGCCATTCAAGAACAAAGAATCTCGCAGAGGTTTGCCGCAGAGCAGATATATTAGTCAGCGCAGTAGGCAGAGCGGACTTTGTTACAGCCGATATGGTAAAGGACGGCGCAGTGGTTATTGATGTCGGTATGAACAGAAACGCAGACAACAAGCTCTGCGGCGATGTGAAGTTCGATGAAGTTGCACCGAAATGCTCATACATAACACCTGTTCCCGGCGGAGTAGGCCCTATGACGATAGCAATGCTGATGAAGAATACGCTTATGGCTAAGCGTATACAGTTAAAAGTATGA
- the lgt gene encoding prolipoprotein diacylglyceryl transferase: MSGLLNILTESVNEVPRIEFPNLFDKSIIVNRVAFNLFGVDIYWYGVIIAVGVILAFIYAMHKCKQFGLIPDHVFDVAFVAIIFGFIGARAYYCIFIDTDINFFDLRHGGLAIYGGIIAAAIAAAITCVIHKVNLPAMFDVGGLGLLIGQCIGRWGNFVNQEAYGAPTAGSLPWGMTGTTIINDPVVVAKQAELDAAGNGLFALVHPCFLYESLWCLIGFIALHFYSKKLKTFDGEIFLLYIIWYGLGRFWIEALRTDSLFIGPFKVSQIVAGGCVIVGLALFILGKIFKTKKRGYVMYKDSEACKEKNEAYYARQKMLEEKAKAKKAMKQAGEESPSIIVDDEASDNEETSADTEKKEEKTEKSESNEENTPDKTEEE; the protein is encoded by the coding sequence ATGAGCGGTTTATTAAACATTCTGACCGAATCGGTGAACGAAGTGCCGAGAATTGAATTTCCCAACCTGTTTGATAAGTCTATTATTGTAAACAGGGTAGCGTTCAATCTGTTCGGTGTTGACATCTACTGGTACGGAGTTATTATTGCGGTAGGCGTGATTCTTGCGTTTATTTACGCTATGCACAAGTGCAAGCAGTTCGGGCTTATCCCCGACCACGTTTTCGACGTAGCCTTTGTAGCCATAATTTTCGGCTTTATCGGCGCAAGAGCCTACTACTGTATTTTCATTGATACCGATATAAATTTCTTTGATCTGCGTCACGGAGGACTTGCGATATACGGCGGTATTATTGCAGCGGCGATTGCGGCGGCGATTACCTGCGTTATCCATAAGGTAAACCTTCCCGCAATGTTCGATGTGGGCGGTCTCGGACTTCTTATAGGTCAGTGCATAGGCAGATGGGGCAACTTTGTAAATCAGGAGGCTTACGGCGCTCCTACTGCAGGCTCACTCCCGTGGGGCATGACAGGTACAACTATTATAAACGATCCCGTGGTTGTTGCAAAACAGGCAGAGCTTGATGCGGCAGGAAACGGACTGTTTGCACTTGTTCACCCGTGTTTCCTTTACGAGAGCCTGTGGTGCCTTATCGGCTTTATCGCACTTCATTTCTACTCAAAGAAGCTGAAAACCTTTGACGGCGAGATTTTCCTGCTGTATATAATATGGTACGGCTTAGGTCGCTTCTGGATAGAGGCACTGCGTACAGACAGCCTGTTCATCGGACCTTTCAAGGTATCCCAGATAGTAGCCGGCGGTTGTGTTATAGTCGGACTTGCATTGTTCATACTCGGCAAGATTTTCAAGACGAAGAAACGTGGCTATGTAATGTATAAGGACAGCGAAGCGTGCAAGGAAAAGAACGAGGCGTATTATGCCCGTCAGAAGATGCTTGAAGAAAAGGCTAAGGCTAAGAAGGCTATGAAGCAGGCAGGCGAAGAATCACCGAGCATAATAGTCGATGACGAAGCTTCCGATAACGAGGAAACATCGGCTGATACCGAAAAGAAAGAAGAAAAGACGGAGAAATCCGAAAGCAACGAAGAAAATACCCCTGATAAAACGGAGGAAGAATAA
- a CDS encoding insulinase family protein: MEKITNARIKEEYLRIKHKSGATILLYPMKGYSTAYALFATKYGSVDTTFKTNEDPDFVTVPEGIAHYLEHKLFENDECDAFDLYAKTGANANAYTSFDKTAYLFSCSQKFEENLRILLGFVQEPYFTDATVAKEQGIIGQEIRMYEDDTGWRVFFNCLQAMYEKNPVRIDIAGTIESIAKIDKDLLYRCYNTFYNLNNMVIAVAGNFDVDKTLEICDELLKPSEDHGLQVIVPDEPLTVHEKRNVQKLSCAIPLFNIGWKFPAYSGKEQLEKYIVYNILMELCLGKTSDFYNRMYEDGLLNDAFNVGVFCGRGFFSVIADGESTDPDKVLSEIEKELFRLRKEGLDEDEFITIRNKTYGELVAGFNNVESVANAMIAQEINDVGIYDGIEITANTTFADIKSALDDFDIENNSISIIEPADEN, from the coding sequence ATGGAGAAAATCACTAACGCACGAATCAAGGAAGAATATCTAAGAATAAAGCATAAGAGCGGCGCTACAATTCTTTTGTATCCCATGAAGGGCTATTCGACCGCTTATGCACTGTTTGCTACCAAGTACGGCTCGGTGGATACAACATTCAAGACAAACGAAGACCCCGATTTTGTAACAGTTCCCGAAGGCATTGCACATTACCTTGAACACAAGCTGTTTGAGAATGACGAGTGCGACGCATTTGATCTGTACGCAAAGACAGGCGCAAACGCAAACGCATATACCAGTTTCGATAAGACAGCATATCTGTTCAGCTGTTCACAGAAATTCGAGGAGAATCTGCGTATATTGCTCGGCTTTGTGCAGGAACCTTATTTTACAGACGCTACCGTTGCTAAGGAGCAGGGAATCATCGGGCAGGAAATCAGAATGTACGAGGACGATACCGGCTGGAGAGTATTTTTCAACTGCTTGCAGGCAATGTACGAAAAGAACCCCGTAAGAATTGATATTGCCGGCACTATCGAAAGCATAGCAAAGATAGATAAGGATCTGCTTTACCGTTGCTACAACACGTTCTATAACCTCAATAATATGGTCATCGCCGTTGCAGGTAATTTTGATGTTGACAAAACGCTTGAGATATGCGATGAGCTGCTGAAGCCATCAGAGGATCACGGACTTCAGGTTATCGTTCCCGATGAACCGCTTACGGTTCACGAAAAGAGAAACGTACAGAAGCTGTCCTGCGCTATCCCGCTGTTCAATATCGGCTGGAAATTCCCTGCATATTCGGGAAAGGAACAGCTTGAAAAATATATCGTCTATAATATCCTTATGGAGCTTTGCCTCGGCAAGACCTCAGACTTCTATAACAGAATGTACGAAGACGGATTGCTAAACGATGCGTTCAATGTCGGCGTATTCTGCGGCAGAGGATTTTTCAGCGTAATCGCAGACGGCGAATCTACAGATCCCGACAAGGTGCTTTCCGAGATAGAAAAGGAGCTTTTCCGTCTGAGAAAAGAAGGTCTTGACGAAGACGAGTTCATCACTATCCGTAACAAGACTTACGGCGAGCTTGTGGCAGGCTTCAATAATGTCGAATCTGTCGCAAATGCGATGATTGCCCAGGAAATAAATGACGTGGGAATTTATGACGGTATAGAAATTACGGCAAATACCACATTTGCCGATATAAAATCGGCTCTTGATGATTTTGACATTGAGAATAATTCAATTTCGATAATCGAGCCTGCCGATGAAAATTAA
- a CDS encoding insulinase family protein, translating into MKNIINRRKIADGVYFSSITDKRYKKNLISVAFSTQLSEDTATENVIVPVLLTKCNSKLPTYKAFNNKMSRLYASGIGGTAGRQYDLQTISFGAYYLDDIYALSGEKMTGIMTDILIDCLTSPVTENGVFSEKFVELEKKTVIDNIETAINDKRSYAIERAMKTICKGEPASVCSYGTVEKAKLITPDSAYKAYRRMLETMPCEIICTGCSDFEGVAEKFAAAFEKAGRHDIENTMIALSPVKTQTEEVTERLTVNQSKLVLGFKSHSDDDAALVLLQKIFGGTTSSKLFRNVREKMSLCYYCSAARNDLKGIMLVNSGVENENIEKTKEAVIDQLEEIKNGNFTNEDINFAEMAIKNDFKSVADSAGNVSNWYFDCIRKNDIVTPEEKLGRYLGVSKERIIAAAKSMVLDSVYVLTGNEN; encoded by the coding sequence ATGAAAAATATAATAAACCGCAGGAAAATAGCCGACGGTGTATACTTCAGCAGTATTACCGATAAACGCTATAAGAAGAATCTTATATCGGTGGCATTCTCTACTCAGCTCAGCGAGGATACAGCTACAGAAAACGTAATCGTCCCCGTTTTGCTGACAAAGTGCAATTCAAAGCTTCCGACATATAAAGCGTTCAACAATAAAATGTCAAGGCTGTATGCGTCAGGCATAGGCGGAACGGCAGGCAGACAGTACGATCTGCAGACAATTTCGTTCGGTGCTTATTATCTTGATGACATTTACGCTCTTTCTGGAGAAAAAATGACCGGGATAATGACGGATATCCTTATAGATTGCCTTACATCGCCCGTAACGGAAAACGGTGTATTCTCAGAAAAATTCGTTGAGCTTGAAAAGAAAACCGTCATAGATAACATCGAAACGGCTATCAACGATAAGCGTTCCTACGCAATAGAACGTGCGATGAAAACCATCTGTAAGGGCGAGCCTGCAAGCGTATGCTCATACGGCACGGTAGAAAAGGCAAAGCTGATAACTCCCGACAGCGCATATAAAGCATATCGCCGTATGCTTGAAACAATGCCGTGCGAAATTATCTGCACAGGCTGCAGCGACTTTGAAGGAGTAGCGGAAAAGTTCGCCGCCGCATTTGAAAAAGCCGGCAGACACGATATTGAGAACACAATGATAGCTTTAAGCCCTGTAAAAACTCAGACGGAAGAGGTTACCGAAAGGCTGACGGTAAATCAGAGCAAACTCGTTCTCGGCTTCAAGTCGCATTCAGATGACGATGCCGCACTTGTACTTTTACAGAAGATTTTCGGCGGTACAACATCATCAAAGCTGTTCCGCAACGTCAGAGAAAAAATGTCGCTGTGCTACTATTGCTCGGCTGCAAGAAACGACCTCAAAGGCATTATGCTTGTAAACAGCGGTGTCGAAAACGAAAATATCGAAAAGACTAAGGAAGCCGTTATCGACCAGCTTGAAGAAATCAAGAACGGCAATTTCACAAACGAGGATATAAACTTTGCGGAAATGGCTATAAAGAACGATTTCAAGAGCGTAGCCGACAGTGCAGGAAATGTCAGCAACTGGTACTTTGACTGCATCAGAAAGAACGATATAGTAACTCCCGAAGAAAAGCTCGGACGTTACCTCGGCGTATCAAAGGAACGCATAATCGCCGCCGCAAAATCTATGGTACTTGACAGCGTCTATGTACTTACAGGCAACGAAAATTGA
- a CDS encoding NERD domain-containing protein, translating to MPDIYKHGYDNFKKITVLFILQIILGVLPVVLLVIYIGFSLYSNVVLGYTFIVIMAIAAALNFTITKRYNVLLSGFKGEKSLMKTVKKLGSEYTVFANVPVRYKKNRSEIDLLVMCDRYIIIIEVKNHSGYIYGNHKDETWTQRKIYRDGKTTETVMTSPIRQMRRQRDIIKAILRANDLDQWVDTVLYFSAPTVHLYLDLSDTDNVCSSEKELLEFLRTYVSPKSMDPEKLEKIKVLFKEMCVSK from the coding sequence TTGCCCGATATATATAAGCACGGCTACGACAATTTCAAAAAAATTACGGTTTTGTTTATTCTTCAGATAATACTCGGCGTGCTGCCGGTCGTACTACTGGTGATCTATATAGGCTTTTCACTGTATTCAAATGTTGTACTGGGCTATACGTTCATAGTTATAATGGCTATAGCGGCGGCACTGAATTTCACTATAACAAAACGCTATAACGTACTGCTTTCCGGTTTTAAGGGCGAAAAATCGCTTATGAAAACCGTGAAGAAGCTCGGAAGCGAGTATACCGTATTTGCAAACGTACCTGTGCGGTACAAGAAAAACAGAAGCGAGATAGATTTACTTGTAATGTGCGACAGGTACATTATTATAATAGAAGTAAAAAACCATTCCGGTTATATTTACGGTAATCATAAGGACGAAACGTGGACGCAGAGAAAAATCTACCGTGACGGTAAAACCACCGAAACCGTTATGACAAGTCCGATTCGTCAGATGCGCCGTCAGCGTGACATCATTAAAGCCATACTCCGTGCAAACGACCTTGATCAGTGGGTCGATACGGTGCTTTATTTTTCCGCTCCGACCGTTCATCTTTATCTCGATCTCAGCGACACCGACAATGTCTGCTCCAGCGAAAAAGAGCTTCTCGAATTTCTGAGGACGTATGTTTCCCCGAAATCTATGGATCCGGAAAAACTTGAAAAAATAAAAGTGCTGTTCAAAGAAATGTGCGTTTCAAAATGA
- the ychF gene encoding redox-regulated ATPase YchF, with the protein MKLGMVGLPNVGKSTLFNALTNAGAESANYPFCTIEPNVGIVSVPDERLDALAKMYNPEKFTPATLEFVDIAGLVKGASKGEGLGNKFLSNIREVDAIVHVVRCFEDDNIIHVDGKIGAARDIETINLELIFSDIEIIQRRIDREKKQMKGDKSLASEVEFLEKLLAHLEEGKSARSYPYTESELEMVKASPLLSNKPVIYAANLSESDFTGDIEKNEQYRAVCEIAKAENSVVLPICAQIEAEIADMSAEDKEMFLSELGLKESGLNRIIKQGYSLLGLISYLTAGVQEVRAWTITNGTKAPQAAGKIHTDFEKGFIRAEIVSFDDLMACGSMAAAKEKGLIRLEGKDYVMRDGDVVLFRFNV; encoded by the coding sequence ATGAAACTTGGAATGGTCGGTCTGCCGAACGTAGGCAAAAGTACCTTATTCAATGCACTTACAAACGCAGGAGCAGAATCTGCAAACTACCCTTTCTGCACAATTGAGCCTAATGTGGGAATAGTATCCGTTCCCGATGAACGTCTTGACGCACTCGCTAAGATGTACAACCCCGAAAAATTCACACCCGCAACTCTCGAATTCGTTGACATTGCAGGTCTTGTGAAGGGCGCATCCAAGGGTGAAGGACTCGGCAACAAGTTCTTGTCGAACATCCGTGAGGTTGACGCTATCGTTCACGTTGTACGTTGCTTCGAAGATGACAATATCATTCACGTTGACGGCAAAATAGGTGCCGCAAGAGATATAGAAACAATTAACCTTGAGCTTATCTTCTCGGATATTGAAATAATCCAGCGCAGAATTGACAGAGAAAAGAAGCAGATGAAGGGCGACAAGAGCCTTGCTTCCGAGGTTGAATTCCTCGAAAAGCTGCTGGCTCACCTTGAAGAAGGTAAATCTGCAAGATCGTATCCTTATACCGAATCCGAACTTGAAATGGTAAAGGCTTCTCCCCTGCTGTCGAACAAGCCTGTAATATATGCCGCAAATCTTTCAGAATCCGATTTCACTGGCGATATTGAAAAGAACGAGCAGTACAGAGCAGTTTGTGAAATAGCAAAGGCTGAAAACAGTGTTGTACTTCCTATCTGCGCACAGATTGAGGCTGAAATTGCAGATATGTCGGCTGAGGATAAGGAAATGTTCCTGTCCGAACTCGGTCTTAAAGAATCCGGTCTTAACCGTATAATAAAGCAGGGCTACAGCCTGCTTGGCCTTATATCTTATCTTACCGCAGGTGTTCAGGAGGTCCGTGCATGGACTATAACAAACGGCACTAAAGCTCCTCAGGCGGCAGGAAAGATTCACACCGACTTTGAAAAGGGATTTATCAGAGCGGAAATCGTTTCGTTTGACGATCTTATGGCTTGCGGCAGTATGGCGGCGGCAAAGGAAAAGGGTCTTATCCGTCTTGAAGGCAAGGACTATGTTATGCGTGACGGCGACGTTGTACTGTTCAGATTCAACGTATAA
- the rplU gene encoding 50S ribosomal protein L21 has product MYAIIETGGKQYQVKEGDEIFVEKLDVEGEFTIDKVIMVGKEDGAVVGAPYVDGASVKASLIKNGKAKKVTVFTYKPKKSSKRKMGHRQPYSKIKIEAINA; this is encoded by the coding sequence ATGTACGCAATAATTGAAACAGGCGGAAAGCAGTATCAGGTTAAAGAAGGCGATGAGATCTTCGTTGAAAAGCTCGACGTTGAAGGCGAGTTCACAATCGACAAGGTTATCATGGTTGGTAAGGAAGACGGCGCAGTAGTAGGCGCTCCTTATGTTGACGGTGCAAGCGTAAAGGCTTCTCTCATCAAGAACGGTAAGGCTAAGAAGGTTACAGTATTTACTTACAAGCCTAAGAAGAGCAGCAAGCGCAAGATGGGTCACAGACAGCCCTACAGCAAGATCAAGATCGAAGCTATCAACGCTTAA
- a CDS encoding ribosomal-processing cysteine protease Prp, producing MIKAVFAVKGEKFIGFTVKGHSGYAESGNDIICAGVSSALMLTVNTITDFFSVAADMDIRPDNEGYAKFRLKAPYVDDACTMIKSFYTHLTILEEEYGHIDVRTEQC from the coding sequence ATGATTAAGGCTGTATTCGCCGTAAAGGGTGAAAAATTTATCGGATTTACCGTAAAAGGTCATTCGGGTTATGCCGAGAGCGGAAACGATATAATCTGTGCAGGCGTATCAAGTGCGCTTATGCTGACGGTAAATACGATTACGGATTTTTTCAGTGTGGCCGCTGACATGGACATTCGTCCGGATAATGAAGGCTACGCAAAGTTCAGGCTTAAAGCTCCTTATGTAGACGATGCCTGCACAATGATAAAATCCTTTTACACGCATCTTACAATTCTTGAAGAAGAATACGGGCATATAGATGTCCGCACCGAACAGTGTTGA